One window from the genome of Paraclostridium sordellii encodes:
- a CDS encoding sugar transferase — MQSSRELIDIKKELEKRKLSLIIKRIFDIAVSSIGLIVLLPILIVIAILIKLDSKGPVFFKQKRVGKNKKIFEIYKFRTMVTDAEKLGKQITVGADNRITKVGRFIRKYKLDEFPQLINVLKGEMSLVGPRPEVPKYVELYDIYQEQILLVQPGITDYASIKFKNESELLGCSNNPEKSYVEDIMPQKINLNMKYIKNISLFEDIKLVLSTILEILK, encoded by the coding sequence ATGCAATCAAGTAGAGAGCTTATAGATATAAAAAAAGAATTAGAAAAAAGAAAATTAAGTTTAATCATAAAAAGAATATTTGATATAGCAGTTTCTTCTATAGGTTTAATAGTTTTACTACCTATATTAATAGTAATTGCAATACTTATAAAGTTAGATTCAAAAGGGCCTGTATTCTTTAAACAAAAAAGAGTTGGCAAAAATAAAAAGATATTTGAAATTTATAAATTTAGAACTATGGTTACAGATGCAGAAAAGTTAGGAAAACAGATAACTGTAGGAGCAGATAATCGTATAACTAAAGTAGGGAGATTTATAAGAAAATATAAGTTAGATGAGTTTCCGCAGCTTATAAACGTTTTAAAAGGGGAGATGAGTTTAGTAGGGCCTAGACCTGAAGTTCCTAAGTATGTTGAACTATATGATATATATCAAGAACAAATTTTATTAGTACAACCAGGTATTACTGACTATGCATCTATAAAATTTAAAAATGAAAGTGAATTATTAGGATGCAGCAACAACCCTGAGAAAAGTTATGTAGAAGATATTATGCCTCAAAAAATAAATTTAAATATGAAATATATAAAAAATATATCTTTATTTGAAGATATAAAACTAGTTTTAAGTACAATATTAGAAATTTTGAAATAA
- a CDS encoding stalk domain-containing protein produces MKSSMILGLAIIGIVCTSIISFASDIKILSKNKVDYIPVKNIIQKLGGKVDISGNNAKIIIDGKSIVIDKNLSFAKVDDEYYPLNTKKINGIEVPVDTDPIFEKDEVYIEKDFLKNYKIINYTIKEGNIKVVLDKEKSNEQNLEKDRNEKKEKNEAKDVVNVDKKNDDSKQLNEVAESKSVTKVQRPSRQTNLEKIQVQSKPDINSSSNTNNKLENDKKDIVKTTEDMKPEDTKEENQQTDTSKPEASNDQQIQGQGEEKIN; encoded by the coding sequence TTGAAAAGTAGTATGATTTTAGGATTAGCCATAATAGGTATAGTTTGTACAAGTATTATATCTTTTGCAAGTGATATTAAAATTTTGAGCAAAAATAAAGTTGATTATATACCAGTTAAAAATATAATACAAAAACTTGGTGGAAAAGTTGATATATCGGGAAATAATGCAAAAATAATTATTGATGGTAAAAGTATTGTTATAGATAAAAATTTATCTTTTGCAAAAGTTGATGATGAGTACTATCCTCTTAATACTAAAAAAATTAATGGTATTGAAGTTCCAGTAGATACAGATCCGATATTTGAAAAAGATGAAGTATACATAGAAAAAGATTTTTTAAAAAACTATAAAATAATAAATTACACAATAAAAGAGGGCAATATAAAAGTTGTTTTAGATAAAGAGAAAAGTAATGAACAAAATTTAGAAAAAGATAGAAATGAGAAAAAAGAAAAAAATGAAGCAAAAGATGTAGTAAATGTTGATAAAAAAAATGATGATTCAAAACAATTAAATGAAGTAGCTGAGTCAAAATCAGTGACAAAAGTGCAACGACCATCAAGACAAACAAATCTTGAAAAAATACAGGTACAAAGTAAACCTGATATAAATAGTAGTAGTAATACCAACAATAAGTTAGAAAATGACAAAAAAGATATAGTAAAAACAACAGAAGATATGAAGCCTGAAGATACAAAAGAAGAAAATCAACAAACTGATACATCAAAACCAGAAGCCTCTAATGATCAACAAATACAAGGTCAAGGAGAGGAAAAAATTAATTAG
- a CDS encoding LCP family protein produces MSTFKKIVIGLIIFVIAVPMIAFGYFYFKLNSMYDKDTAKDIKSKIQKVEDKNGITNILLAGVDGNNLDKGNRSDSMMILTIDDKNNDIRITSLARDTYVDIPGYGEQKLTHAYAYGGPALLLETIDKNFGIKIDKYAAVSFDSFEKIIDTIGGVEIDVLPKEVSHIPGVDGPGKQNLDGKEALAYSRIRYADDAYHRDNRQRTVLQAAYNKLSNTSSGDLIELGNTIIGYTKTNIPPMEIFNLATKVLKMHTSNFAQLEFPLDGHRDGKILNQEKGWVILWDKEYNNKQLHKYIYDYKNFKE; encoded by the coding sequence ATGAGTACATTTAAAAAGATAGTTATTGGATTAATTATTTTTGTAATAGCAGTACCTATGATAGCTTTTGGGTATTTTTACTTTAAACTAAACTCAATGTATGATAAAGATACTGCTAAAGATATAAAATCAAAAATCCAAAAAGTAGAAGATAAAAACGGAATAACTAATATTTTATTAGCAGGAGTAGATGGAAATAATTTAGATAAAGGAAATAGATCTGACTCTATGATGATTCTTACTATAGATGATAAAAATAACGATATAAGAATAACATCATTAGCTAGAGATACATATGTAGATATTCCAGGGTATGGAGAACAAAAATTAACTCATGCATATGCCTATGGAGGGCCTGCGCTTTTACTTGAAACTATAGATAAAAACTTTGGAATAAAAATTGACAAATATGCAGCTGTTAGTTTCGATTCTTTTGAAAAGATAATAGATACTATAGGTGGAGTAGAAATAGATGTATTACCTAAAGAGGTAAGTCATATACCTGGAGTTGATGGACCAGGAAAACAGAATTTAGATGGGAAAGAAGCCCTAGCTTATAGTAGAATAAGATATGCAGATGATGCTTATCACAGAGATAATAGACAAAGAACTGTACTTCAGGCAGCTTATAATAAATTATCTAATACTTCTAGTGGAGATTTAATAGAATTAGGAAATACTATAATTGGATATACTAAAACTAATATCCCACCAATGGAGATATTTAACTTAGCAACTAAAGTATTAAAAATGCATACAAGTAATTTTGCACAACTTGAATTCCCACTTGATGGGCATAGAGATGGAAAAATCTTAAATCAAGAAAAAGGTTGGGTAATTCTTTGGGATAAAGAGTATAACAATAAACAATTACATAAATATATTTACGATTATAAAAATTTTAAAGAATAA
- a CDS encoding DegT/DnrJ/EryC1/StrS family aminotransferase, with amino-acid sequence MNIPFSPPDITEVEINNVVEVLKSGWITTGPKTKEFEKKIANYCNTNKAICLNSATAGMEMTLRFLGIGPGDEVITSAYTYTASASVIHHVGAKIVLVDTAKDSYQMDYDKLAEAITEKTKAVICVDLAGVPCDYDKIFEIVNSKKELFNPNNEIQKSIGRVTVVADGAHSFGASYKGKMSGSIADFTSFSFHAVKNLTTAEGGAVTWKSIDGIDDEDIYKRYNCLSLHGQTKDALAKTKIGSWEYDIIEPAYKCNMTDIMAAIGLGQLSRYEDLLNYRKEIINRYDELLKEIEGVDTLKHFTEEYTSSGHLYLIRLIGKDSEFRNKVIVKMAEKGIATNVHYKPLPLLTAYKNLGFDINDYPNAFNMYKNEITLPLNTCIDKNDVEYIVGNLSEILCK; translated from the coding sequence ATGAATATACCTTTTTCACCACCGGATATAACTGAAGTTGAAATAAACAATGTTGTAGAAGTTTTAAAATCAGGATGGATTACAACAGGACCTAAAACTAAAGAGTTTGAAAAGAAAATAGCCAATTATTGTAATACAAATAAAGCTATATGTTTAAACTCAGCTACAGCTGGAATGGAAATGACTTTAAGATTTTTAGGAATAGGACCTGGAGATGAAGTTATAACAAGTGCCTATACATATACTGCATCAGCAAGTGTTATACATCATGTTGGAGCAAAGATTGTATTAGTTGATACAGCTAAAGATTCATATCAAATGGATTATGACAAACTAGCAGAGGCTATAACAGAAAAAACTAAAGCTGTTATATGTGTTGATTTAGCTGGAGTACCATGTGATTATGACAAAATATTTGAAATAGTCAACAGTAAAAAAGAATTATTTAACCCAAATAATGAGATACAAAAGTCTATAGGAAGAGTTACTGTAGTTGCTGATGGTGCGCACTCATTTGGAGCTAGCTATAAGGGTAAAATGAGTGGAAGCATAGCAGACTTTACAAGTTTTTCTTTCCATGCTGTTAAAAATCTTACTACAGCTGAAGGTGGAGCAGTTACTTGGAAAAGTATAGATGGAATTGATGATGAAGATATATACAAAAGATATAACTGTTTATCACTTCATGGACAAACAAAAGACGCACTTGCTAAAACTAAGATAGGTTCTTGGGAATACGACATAATAGAGCCTGCCTATAAGTGTAATATGACTGATATAATGGCAGCTATAGGATTAGGACAATTAAGCAGATACGAAGACTTACTAAACTATAGAAAAGAAATTATAAATAGATATGATGAACTTTTAAAAGAAATTGAAGGTGTGGATACACTTAAGCATTTTACTGAAGAGTATACATCTAGCGGACATTTATATTTAATTAGGTTAATAGGGAAAGACTCTGAATTTAGAAATAAAGTTATAGTTAAAATGGCAGAAAAAGGGATAGCTACGAATGTTCATTATAAGCCATTACCATTATTAACAGCATATAAAAATTTAGGATTTGATATAAACGATTACCCTAATGCATTTAATATGTATAAAAATGAGATTACACTTCCTTTAAATACATGTATAGACAAAAATGATGTAGAGTATATAGTTGGAAATTTAAGTGAAATATTATGTAAATAA
- a CDS encoding CpsD/CapB family tyrosine-protein kinase has product MLGRLITRRDPKSPISEAYRTIRTNIEFSNLDKEIKTIVVTSSQQNEGKSTVIANLAVSFAGMEDKKVLVVEGDLRNPTVHRMFNVSNTHGITEILTGQRSFQECVYRTEVQGLDVITCGKIPPNPSEMLASKKMKAFIESLKDYYDYIFIDAPPIGIITDAGIVSTYTDGTMLVVGSKEVDIDMVKIAKSRLEKVNANILGLVLNKFEESNGSYGYYNYYYEESSSDKRSKKKKRK; this is encoded by the coding sequence ATGTTAGGAAGACTAATAACAAGGAGAGACCCTAAGTCACCTATATCAGAAGCATATAGAACTATTAGAACAAACATAGAATTTTCTAATTTAGATAAAGAAATAAAGACTATAGTAGTTACAAGTTCTCAACAAAATGAAGGTAAGAGTACTGTAATAGCAAACTTAGCAGTAAGTTTTGCGGGAATGGAAGATAAAAAGGTTTTAGTTGTAGAAGGCGACTTAAGAAATCCTACAGTACATAGGATGTTTAATGTAAGTAATACTCACGGTATTACAGAAATACTAACAGGGCAAAGATCTTTTCAAGAATGTGTTTATAGAACGGAAGTTCAAGGGTTAGATGTTATAACTTGCGGGAAAATACCGCCAAATCCATCTGAGATGTTAGCATCTAAAAAAATGAAAGCTTTCATAGAATCTTTAAAAGATTACTATGATTATATATTTATAGATGCACCGCCAATTGGAATTATAACAGATGCTGGAATAGTTTCAACATATACTGATGGAACTATGCTTGTAGTTGGGTCTAAAGAAGTTGATATAGATATGGTTAAAATAGCTAAGTCAAGATTAGAAAAAGTTAATGCTAACATATTAGGTTTAGTACTTAATAAGTTTGAGGAATCTAATGGTTCTTATGGTTATTACAACTATTACTATGAAGAATCTTCAAGCGATAAGAGATCTAAAAAGAAAAAGAGAAAATAA
- a CDS encoding polysaccharide biosynthesis protein, with amino-acid sequence MEIKMNTPKDKNALENILGKYRTRQLILVAIDIICILVSFLASAWLVHKMNFEIQNNKFILLILVYIVMNIIFLNIFKCYRSLWRYAGEEELISIVSACLLTVIPAFIIHKALGGNLSIIFYLLNGVLVISLTGGTRLLYRIGRRVISRCRIKDKMKKVLIVGAGDAGDMVIQELKNNPQLHKKPVGIVDDDINKKGRRIHNVPIIGTIKDIENIVIINDIDEIIIAIANISKSEKREIINICKNTKCKLKTIPGIYEIIDGKVDIKKIRDVQIEDLLGRETIKVNLNEMSEYIHNKIILVTGGGGSIGSELCRQIATFEPNQLIILDNYENNAYSIQQELIRKYGDKLNLETVIASIREIKRLDEIFSEYRPDVVFHAAAHKHVPLMENSPSEAIKNNIFGTKNVAIMADKYKVKKFVLISTDKAVNPTNIMGATKRAAEMIIQTMNEESETEFVAVRFGNVLGSNGSVIPLFKRQIEEGGPVTITHPEIIRYFMTIPEAVQLVIQAGAMARGGEIFVLDMGDPVKIVDLAYNLITLSGFEPNVDIEVKFTGLRPGEKLYEELLMSEEGLTNTDHKKIFIGKPMEFDMKKNTKLLSELKEIVMNEKVELIDSKMRELVSTYIRPEEANKKTSKGA; translated from the coding sequence ATGGAAATTAAAATGAACACTCCTAAAGATAAAAATGCATTAGAAAATATTTTAGGTAAGTATAGAACTAGACAGTTAATTCTAGTAGCGATTGATATTATATGTATACTAGTTTCATTTTTAGCATCTGCATGGCTAGTACATAAAATGAATTTCGAAATCCAAAATAATAAATTTATACTGCTTATACTAGTTTATATAGTTATGAATATAATATTTTTAAATATATTTAAATGCTATAGAAGTTTATGGAGGTATGCAGGAGAAGAGGAATTAATATCAATTGTTTCAGCATGTTTATTAACTGTTATACCTGCATTTATAATACATAAGGCTTTAGGTGGAAATTTATCAATAATTTTTTATTTATTAAATGGAGTTTTAGTGATTTCATTAACAGGAGGAACTAGACTTTTATATAGAATAGGACGTAGAGTAATTTCAAGATGTAGGATAAAAGACAAAATGAAAAAAGTTTTAATCGTAGGTGCTGGTGATGCAGGAGATATGGTTATACAAGAACTGAAAAATAACCCTCAACTTCACAAAAAACCAGTAGGGATTGTTGATGATGATATAAATAAAAAAGGCAGACGAATACATAATGTACCTATAATTGGAACTATTAAAGATATAGAAAATATAGTGATAATCAATGATATAGATGAAATTATAATCGCTATCGCTAATATAAGTAAATCTGAAAAAAGAGAAATTATAAATATATGCAAAAATACTAAATGCAAGCTAAAAACAATTCCAGGTATTTATGAAATTATAGATGGAAAAGTAGATATAAAAAAAATTAGAGATGTACAAATTGAAGATCTATTAGGAAGAGAAACTATAAAAGTAAATCTAAATGAAATGAGTGAGTATATACATAATAAAATTATCTTAGTAACTGGAGGAGGCGGAAGTATAGGAAGTGAGCTATGTAGACAAATAGCAACTTTTGAGCCAAATCAACTTATAATACTTGATAACTATGAAAATAATGCATACTCAATTCAACAAGAACTAATAAGAAAATATGGAGATAAGCTAAACTTAGAAACAGTTATAGCTTCTATTAGAGAAATAAAGAGATTGGATGAAATTTTTAGTGAATACAGACCAGATGTAGTATTTCATGCAGCAGCACACAAACATGTTCCACTTATGGAAAACAGCCCAAGTGAGGCTATAAAAAATAATATATTTGGAACAAAAAACGTAGCTATTATGGCAGATAAATATAAGGTTAAAAAGTTTGTGCTTATATCTACAGATAAAGCAGTAAATCCAACTAATATAATGGGAGCTACAAAAAGAGCGGCAGAAATGATTATACAAACTATGAATGAAGAAAGTGAAACAGAGTTTGTAGCTGTAAGATTTGGAAACGTACTTGGAAGTAACGGAAGTGTTATTCCTTTATTTAAAAGGCAAATTGAAGAAGGTGGACCAGTAACTATAACTCATCCTGAGATTATTAGATACTTTATGACAATACCTGAAGCTGTCCAACTTGTTATACAGGCAGGGGCTATGGCAAGAGGTGGAGAGATATTTGTGCTTGATATGGGAGATCCAGTAAAAATTGTTGATTTAGCATATAACCTTATAACATTAAGTGGATTTGAACCTAATGTGGATATTGAAGTTAAATTTACAGGGTTAAGACCAGGTGAAAAGTTATACGAAGAGCTTTTAATGAGTGAAGAAGGTCTAACCAACACAGATCATAAAAAAATATTTATTGGGAAACCAATGGAATTTGATATGAAAAAAAATACAAAGTTACTTAGCGAGTTAAAAGAAATAGTAATGAATGAAAAGGTAGAACTAATAGATTCTAAAATGAGGGAGTTAGTTTCTACTTATATTAGGCCAGAAGAAGCAAATAAGAAAACTAGCAAGGGAGCGTAA
- a CDS encoding YveK family protein, which yields MEETIDLREYFHIIKKRAWIIALITILAMVTSGIISFFVLSPVYEANTTLIVNTEQNKSTNNMITGDQLAVTQKLTLTYGEIIKSRSVLNSVIKKLDLNMDYEDLEKSIKVSQVKDTQIMSITVQSTNPKIARDIANSIPTVFSKEVKRITKANSVEVIDKAITPENPVKPNKTINIAISAILGFIVGVFIVFVLEYMDNKIKSPQDIEKYIDLPILGVIPNENMDKKGGRK from the coding sequence ATGGAAGAGACTATTGACTTAAGAGAATATTTTCACATCATAAAAAAGAGGGCTTGGATAATAGCACTTATAACAATATTGGCAATGGTAACTAGTGGAATTATAAGTTTTTTCGTATTAAGTCCAGTATATGAAGCAAACACAACATTAATAGTAAACACAGAACAAAACAAATCAACAAATAATATGATAACAGGAGATCAACTTGCGGTTACTCAAAAATTAACACTAACTTATGGAGAAATAATAAAATCTAGATCTGTATTAAATTCAGTAATAAAAAAACTTGACTTAAATATGGACTATGAAGATTTAGAGAAAAGTATTAAAGTATCTCAAGTTAAAGATACTCAAATAATGTCTATAACTGTTCAAAGCACAAATCCAAAGATAGCCAGAGATATAGCAAATTCGATACCAACTGTATTTTCTAAAGAGGTTAAAAGAATAACAAAGGCAAATAGTGTTGAGGTAATAGATAAAGCTATAACTCCTGAAAATCCAGTTAAACCAAATAAGACTATAAATATTGCTATTTCAGCAATATTAGGGTTTATAGTAGGAGTATTTATAGTATTTGTTCTTGAATATATGGATAACAAGATAAAATCACCACAAGATATAGAAAAATATATAGACTTACCAATTTTAGGAGTAATTCCTAATGAAAATATGGATAAGAAAGGTGGTAGAAAGTAA
- a CDS encoding glycosyltransferase family 2 protein, with translation MLVSFIVVAYNEENTLPKVFEDLKNQDYPHELIEVILVDGQSTDNTVNIMKQFSDEQNDFHRICIKNNLNKTLPCGWNIALKESTGDIILRIDAHATIPDNFISKNVECIKSGEKICGGHRPNIIDDETNWKKTLLLAETSMFGSSIAPYRRNGGKRYVSSVFHGAYSKEVFEKVGYYNELLARTEDNEMHYRIRKAGYNICFDPDIKSYQHTRNTLSKMLKQKYLNGFWIGQTLSICPGCFSIYHFVPLGFVLGIIVTTILAIFKFPILAIVMWSAYILCNLIVTIVSIKNEKFSWTNLLLPILFLLLHISYGIGTLKGILNIPFFYKYIKDMSKKIEKENI, from the coding sequence ATGTTAGTTTCATTTATTGTAGTTGCATATAATGAAGAAAATACACTACCAAAAGTATTTGAAGATTTAAAAAACCAAGATTATCCACATGAATTAATAGAGGTAATTCTAGTTGATGGACAATCAACGGACAATACAGTTAATATTATGAAACAATTTTCAGATGAGCAAAATGATTTTCATAGAATATGTATAAAAAACAATCTAAATAAGACATTACCTTGCGGATGGAATATAGCTCTAAAAGAATCTACGGGAGATATAATATTAAGAATTGATGCACATGCAACGATTCCAGATAATTTTATATCAAAAAATGTAGAGTGTATTAAAAGTGGAGAAAAGATATGTGGAGGACATAGACCTAACATAATTGATGATGAAACTAATTGGAAAAAGACTCTGCTATTAGCTGAAACATCGATGTTTGGTAGTAGTATTGCTCCATATAGAAGAAATGGGGGCAAAAGATATGTAAGTTCTGTTTTTCACGGTGCATACTCAAAAGAAGTATTTGAAAAAGTAGGATACTATAATGAGTTACTTGCTAGAACGGAAGATAATGAGATGCACTATCGAATCAGAAAAGCAGGGTATAATATATGCTTTGATCCGGATATTAAATCATATCAACATACGAGAAATACCTTATCAAAAATGTTAAAGCAAAAATATTTAAATGGATTTTGGATAGGACAAACATTAAGTATATGTCCAGGTTGTTTTTCTATATATCACTTTGTACCACTTGGATTTGTTTTAGGTATAATTGTAACAACAATACTAGCTATATTTAAATTCCCAATATTAGCTATAGTTATGTGGAGTGCATATATATTATGTAACTTAATAGTAACAATAGTATCTATTAAAAATGAGAAATTTAGTTGGACAAACTTATTATTACCTATTTTATTTTTACTATTACATATTAGTTATGGGATTGGTACATTAAAGGGAATTTTAAATATTCCATTTTTTTATAAATACATTAAGGATATGAGTAAAAAGATAGAAAAGGAGAATATTTAA